A genomic stretch from Corynebacterium kutscheri includes:
- a CDS encoding cation:proton antiporter, translating into MFEIVTLIGMATMAVGILATIILMFRTPEQLTRAVISDMVFYCMIGFYLLWALHNDTQINYEIALLAALVGGVLPTMSNARIISKGRR; encoded by the coding sequence ATGTTTGAGATTGTCACTCTTATTGGTATGGCAACTATGGCTGTTGGTATTCTGGCGACGATTATTTTAATGTTTCGCACTCCAGAGCAACTAACCCGCGCAGTTATTTCCGATATGGTGTTTTATTGCATGATCGGCTTTTATCTGCTGTGGGCGCTGCACAATGATACCCAAATCAACTATGAAATTGCATTGCTTGCCGCGCTTGTTGGTGGCGTATTGCCAACAATGAGTAATGCTCGCATTATTTCGAAGGGGCGCCGATAA
- a CDS encoding monovalent cation/H+ antiporter subunit E, translating into MHALIYIVWLIGQVIMAAWTLFKDTVTGSKNIDPCVVHYPLRIHSDFLITAFAASITATPGTLSLTLHSHNEQRFLYVHAVAGADPQAVVKDLAHMEEMLSPRVKDIPLDWSAVSVEKPAPAPKWEDN; encoded by the coding sequence ATGCATGCACTGATCTATATTGTGTGGCTTATTGGCCAGGTGATTATGGCCGCCTGGACGCTTTTTAAAGATACCGTTACCGGAAGCAAAAATATTGATCCTTGCGTTGTGCACTATCCACTGCGAATCCACAGTGATTTTCTTATCACTGCCTTCGCTGCTTCCATTACTGCAACACCGGGCACTTTGTCATTAACGCTGCATTCTCATAATGAACAGCGCTTCTTATATGTTCATGCGGTTGCTGGTGCCGATCCACAAGCGGTGGTTAAGGATTTAGCACATATGGAAGAGATGCTGAGCCCAAGGGTAAAAGATATTCCGCTTGATTGGTCTGCTGTGAGTGTCGAAAAGCCTGCTCCGGCACCGAAATGGGAGGATAACTGA
- a CDS encoding flavin reductase family protein, whose product MDKYFYAPTGEHELQYSPVNAIIGPRPIGWISSVSPSGQANLAPYSFFNVFNRKPPIIGFASIGRKDSVRNIEATGQFCWNMVSTSQLAAMDATSDPITGDEFEFAGIEKAPSRLIAVPQVAQSHAVFECLLTQIEQLKDASGKVTESVMVFGEVIGVHLDRSMIDDGLFITERAEPLLRSGGAETYFRITAESRIDYRR is encoded by the coding sequence ATGGATAAGTATTTTTATGCACCAACTGGTGAGCATGAGCTACAGTACTCACCGGTTAATGCGATTATTGGGCCACGGCCAATTGGTTGGATCTCCTCGGTGTCACCTAGTGGACAGGCAAATTTGGCACCGTACTCGTTTTTTAATGTGTTTAACCGTAAGCCACCGATTATTGGTTTTGCCAGCATTGGTAGGAAAGACTCAGTACGCAATATTGAAGCAACGGGGCAGTTTTGTTGGAATATGGTGTCCACTTCGCAACTGGCGGCCATGGATGCTACCAGTGATCCGATTACTGGTGATGAATTTGAGTTCGCGGGCATCGAAAAAGCGCCCTCTCGGCTTATTGCTGTGCCCCAGGTAGCGCAGTCGCATGCAGTTTTTGAATGTCTACTCACCCAAATCGAACAACTTAAAGACGCTTCCGGGAAGGTGACTGAATCAGTGATGGTCTTTGGCGAGGTTATTGGTGTACACCTTGATCGCAGCATGATCGACGACGGACTGTTTATTACCGAACGTGCCGAGCCACTTTTACGCAGCGGTGGTGCCGAGACATATTTCCGTATTACCGCAGAATCAAGAATAGATTATCGACGATAG
- a CDS encoding DUF4040 family protein has translation MTLLYVIVLAVLALASAPLLVRICDRLAGWLLAAIFLITAGVLFRDLPPDGTALTYRVTWIPDVLGAGVDINFALRADALSIFFALLALCIGAVVFVYSAAYLPKKHGTTSFYTLMTAFMASILLLVFADDAFVLFIAWELVSLASFMLIARSGGKGGEQGSQRTLILTFIGGLSLLVALAVASAHAGTTSISGILAADFWAQQPTLTATLAVLIAVAAFTKSAQLPFHFWLPEAMAAATPVSAFLHAAAVVKAGIYVLLRFSAVFHDVRTWNLLLIVIGMFTAVMAAFFAIQKTDLKKLTAYSTVSHLGWIVATIGVGTPVALAAALTHTLAHALFKSSLFMLIGVVDHQTGTREVTRLGSSWRQLPFTFASVVIAAASMAAVPPLFGFISKESLLEAFTEAPLSSAGVVLLLLSAGIGALFTFTYSARIVFDGFIDGERDMSEVKEAKLRLWLPAALPGMMSVPIVAFLSLFDDPINAAVSTISTNPHSHLGLWHGLSVPFMISVAVLVLGTLGVVVRHRIWAALSGKKLAPISGNTALRNINQGLSSIGAYLGKMADSVAPTRHLAAMFLLLIIFGCFYLVPGLIHGGIDSVALSPRLATDRWTDLVPLAIITIATIGVVRTRRRLTAVVYIGAVGVGVTLQVLLLGAPDVALTQFMVEALVVVIMMMVVRQQPKNFHRPRRSQHALGIALGVGVGVFTFLAVWVLLSRHQRSELALWYLQQAPEISGGDNVVNTILVEFRGFDTLGELSVLGMAAIAIAAVITSMPRYPFAPGTHPAPFDQATLNSIPLRTLLKFLTPILIMLSVMIFWRGHNSPGGGFIAALVAAAAMMLSYCSQPRDKQIFPVRLPIYLTGVGILTAVSAGLLGLLHGSFMYAIHGHWAGQHWTTSMIFDVGVYLAVLGMVSMAINALGGYLRPGMDYADLNYNRQDSPLASLPKVGHLDDFSNPRGSCSEYTDQKLRNKARKASAMLIDDSNQHITESGKEK, from the coding sequence GTGACCTTACTCTATGTCATTGTGCTAGCTGTCCTTGCGCTGGCCAGCGCACCCTTGTTGGTCCGGATCTGTGATCGATTAGCAGGCTGGCTGCTAGCTGCTATTTTCCTTATCACTGCCGGAGTTCTCTTCCGGGATCTGCCCCCTGACGGTACCGCGCTAACCTACCGCGTTACCTGGATTCCCGATGTGCTGGGCGCCGGTGTCGACATTAATTTTGCCCTGCGTGCAGATGCTTTAAGTATTTTCTTCGCATTGCTCGCACTGTGCATTGGCGCAGTTGTGTTTGTTTATTCGGCAGCATATTTGCCTAAAAAACATGGCACCACCAGCTTTTATACCCTTATGACGGCGTTTATGGCCTCAATTTTGCTGTTGGTTTTTGCCGATGACGCCTTCGTGTTGTTTATCGCTTGGGAGCTGGTATCACTCGCGTCCTTTATGCTGATTGCTCGCTCGGGTGGCAAAGGTGGTGAGCAAGGCTCGCAGCGCACCTTGATCCTTACTTTTATTGGTGGGTTGTCTTTACTGGTGGCTTTAGCAGTTGCTTCTGCACACGCTGGGACAACCAGTATTTCTGGGATTTTGGCGGCTGATTTCTGGGCGCAGCAGCCCACATTAACTGCCACGCTTGCCGTGTTGATCGCGGTAGCTGCGTTTACCAAGTCTGCGCAGTTGCCATTTCATTTTTGGCTTCCGGAAGCGATGGCGGCTGCTACTCCTGTGTCAGCGTTCTTGCACGCGGCAGCTGTGGTCAAGGCGGGTATTTATGTTTTGCTGCGTTTTAGCGCGGTTTTTCATGATGTGCGTACGTGGAATCTACTGCTGATTGTTATCGGCATGTTCACTGCTGTGATGGCGGCTTTCTTTGCTATCCAAAAGACCGATTTAAAAAAGCTTACGGCGTATTCTACGGTCTCACATTTGGGCTGGATTGTGGCTACTATTGGCGTGGGTACTCCGGTGGCACTGGCTGCTGCTTTAACGCATACGCTTGCCCACGCCTTGTTTAAGTCCAGTTTGTTTATGCTTATTGGTGTTGTTGACCATCAAACTGGTACTCGTGAGGTGACTCGGTTAGGTAGTTCTTGGCGTCAACTACCGTTTACTTTTGCTTCTGTGGTGATTGCTGCTGCTTCTATGGCTGCCGTGCCGCCATTGTTTGGTTTTATCTCTAAAGAATCCCTGTTGGAAGCGTTCACTGAGGCACCGTTGTCTAGTGCTGGAGTGGTTTTATTGCTGCTTTCTGCTGGCATTGGCGCGCTTTTTACTTTTACTTATTCTGCTCGCATTGTCTTCGATGGTTTTATCGACGGTGAGCGTGATATGAGTGAAGTCAAGGAAGCAAAACTGCGCCTATGGTTGCCAGCTGCGCTTCCCGGTATGATGTCGGTGCCCATTGTGGCGTTTCTTTCGCTTTTCGACGATCCCATCAACGCAGCCGTTAGTACTATTTCCACTAATCCGCATTCCCACCTTGGCCTCTGGCATGGTCTCAGCGTGCCCTTTATGATCTCGGTGGCGGTATTGGTTCTTGGCACGCTAGGGGTGGTGGTGCGCCACCGGATTTGGGCTGCGCTTAGCGGTAAGAAGTTGGCGCCAATAAGTGGTAATACTGCGCTAAGAAACATCAATCAGGGGCTTTCGTCGATAGGCGCTTATCTAGGAAAGATGGCGGATTCGGTTGCCCCTACCAGGCATTTGGCCGCCATGTTCTTGCTGTTAATTATTTTTGGTTGCTTCTATCTTGTCCCTGGTCTTATTCATGGCGGTATTGACTCAGTAGCGTTAAGCCCACGGCTAGCAACCGATCGTTGGACAGACCTTGTGCCGCTGGCCATTATTACCATTGCGACTATTGGTGTGGTGCGCACTAGGCGTCGGCTCACGGCGGTGGTTTATATCGGCGCGGTTGGGGTAGGCGTGACCTTGCAGGTGCTTTTATTAGGTGCCCCAGATGTTGCTCTTACACAATTCATGGTGGAAGCCTTAGTCGTGGTCATTATGATGATGGTGGTTCGCCAGCAACCAAAGAATTTCCACCGGCCACGTCGTTCCCAACACGCCTTGGGCATTGCTCTTGGTGTAGGCGTGGGGGTATTTACTTTCCTTGCGGTGTGGGTTTTGCTCTCGCGTCACCAGCGCAGCGAGCTAGCTTTGTGGTATCTCCAGCAGGCTCCAGAGATTTCTGGTGGCGATAACGTCGTTAATACTATTTTGGTGGAGTTCCGTGGTTTCGATACCTTAGGTGAGCTCTCCGTATTAGGTATGGCAGCGATCGCAATTGCGGCAGTTATTACGTCCATGCCACGTTATCCTTTTGCCCCTGGTACCCATCCAGCACCTTTTGACCAGGCCACGCTTAATTCCATTCCGTTGCGCACGTTGCTGAAATTCCTCACCCCGATCCTTATTATGCTCTCGGTGATGATCTTCTGGCGCGGCCATAATTCCCCCGGTGGCGGTTTTATCGCTGCCCTGGTTGCTGCGGCAGCGATGATGCTGAGCTATTGTTCGCAACCACGCGACAAGCAGATTTTTCCGGTTCGCTTACCCATCTATCTCACCGGTGTGGGTATCTTAACTGCTGTGAGTGCCGGTTTACTTGGTTTGCTGCATGGTTCTTTTATGTACGCCATCCACGGACATTGGGCTGGTCAACACTGGACTACATCCATGATCTTCGATGTTGGTGTCTATTTGGCGGTGTTGGGCATGGTATCCATGGCGATTAATGCACTCGGCGGCTATCTACGTCCTGGTATGGATTACGCCGATCTCAACTATAACCGGCAGGATTCTCCACTTGCTTCACTGCCTAAGGTTGGCCATCTCGACGATTTCTCTAATCCCCGTGGTTCCTGTTCTGAGTACACAGACCAAAAATTACGTAACAAAGCCCGCAAGGCCAGTGCCATGCTTATCGACGACAGCAACCAACACATCACCGAGTCCGGAAAGGAGAAATAA
- a CDS encoding metallophosphoesterase: MEVSMFKTALGVTAATTAYAVYETTRFRLKEVSVPLLAKGTLRAKESFNILHISDLHMIPNQTAKQQWVAELDKLNPDLVINTGDNLSDEKAVPYVLQALNPLLRRPGLFCFGTNDYWAPRMVNPLIYLTGKKRTPSQIDLPWQGMRAAFIEHGWLDANQARHEFTAGIKIAAAGVDDPHHDLDDYDQIAGPPNPEADLAIALSHSPEPRVLRRFAADGYDISFSGHTHGGQIALPGERAIVTNCGIDPKRASGLHTFDGMAMHVSNGLGQSKFAPVRLFCRPSATLVRVTERR; encoded by the coding sequence ATGGAGGTGTCGATGTTCAAAACTGCCCTAGGGGTTACCGCCGCTACTACCGCCTACGCGGTCTATGAGACCACTCGCTTCCGGTTAAAGGAAGTCAGTGTGCCACTACTGGCAAAAGGTACACTACGCGCTAAAGAAAGCTTTAACATTTTGCATATTTCGGATCTGCATATGATCCCCAACCAGACCGCAAAGCAACAATGGGTCGCCGAACTGGATAAATTAAACCCAGATCTAGTGATTAACACCGGCGATAATCTTTCCGACGAAAAAGCCGTCCCTTATGTATTACAAGCGCTTAACCCGCTACTGCGCCGCCCTGGACTGTTTTGTTTTGGTACCAACGACTACTGGGCGCCGCGGATGGTCAACCCGCTGATCTACCTTACCGGAAAGAAACGTACGCCGTCACAGATTGATCTTCCCTGGCAGGGCATGCGAGCGGCTTTTATTGAACACGGCTGGCTTGATGCTAATCAAGCACGACATGAGTTCACTGCTGGCATTAAAATTGCAGCCGCCGGGGTGGACGATCCGCATCATGATCTCGACGATTACGACCAGATCGCAGGTCCTCCCAACCCGGAAGCGGATTTAGCTATTGCTTTGTCGCATTCTCCTGAACCGCGCGTGCTGCGTCGTTTTGCTGCCGACGGCTACGACATTTCCTTTTCCGGGCACACTCACGGCGGCCAAATCGCGCTTCCGGGAGAAAGAGCGATCGTGACCAACTGTGGAATTGATCCTAAACGCGCTTCCGGGTTGCATACCTTCGACGGCATGGCCATGCATGTTTCCAACGGCCTCGGCCAGTCCAAGTTCGCCCCGGTGCGTCTGTTTTGTCGGCCGTCTGCAACTCTGGTGCGTGTTACCGAGCGTCGCTAG
- a CDS encoding monovalent cation/H+ antiporter subunit D family protein has translation MDYVLPLFVGLPLATVAIAAMAPWRWLRDTLALLTPLGIVIAGCLLFAQVAQHGTMAHAIGHYVGGVAISFAADPFAAIMIITTALVALCANWFAIVVGETRSRFYPSLSLMLLTGVMGALLTADLFNFFVFMEVMLLPSYALVAMTGTWARLSAGRTFVLVNLATSTLLLIGVALLYGVAGAVNIAALAGAARGHGSITVAMGVIVVALVIKAGIFPVHTWLPRSYPATSASVMGLFSALHTKVAVYMLMRIYVVIFDLDSRWMWLIITICVISMIVGAFGGLGEKSMRQILAYQMINGMPMILVVLAFTQRNPQALIASGIFYALHHMITLGSLILTSGAVEETYGTDKIKKLSGIARRDPLVAAVFASGAFSVVGFPPFSGLWGKVFLILSIASADAWQSWLVIAVIITASFGAFLAMLRLWRKVYWGAPMRHLPETLRVPFSRLAPGAVMIVMSLSMFIFAGQLYQATNQAASGLLDVTGYQQAVLYQGEQPPVAVVTGDNLQGGR, from the coding sequence ATGGATTATGTACTTCCCCTCTTTGTAGGTTTACCCCTTGCGACGGTAGCAATCGCCGCAATGGCTCCCTGGCGGTGGTTGCGAGATACGCTTGCACTGCTGACCCCGCTCGGCATTGTGATTGCGGGTTGTTTGCTGTTTGCTCAGGTCGCCCAGCATGGCACCATGGCGCATGCCATCGGACATTATGTTGGTGGCGTAGCGATTTCTTTTGCTGCTGATCCGTTTGCTGCGATCATGATTATCACCACCGCACTCGTAGCACTCTGCGCAAACTGGTTTGCCATTGTGGTGGGCGAAACCCGCTCTCGGTTTTATCCTTCACTTTCGCTTATGCTGCTCACCGGTGTTATGGGCGCGCTGCTTACTGCTGATCTCTTTAACTTCTTCGTCTTTATGGAGGTCATGCTGCTACCAAGTTATGCCCTCGTTGCAATGACCGGCACCTGGGCAAGATTAAGCGCTGGGCGTACCTTCGTGCTGGTCAATTTGGCCACCTCAACCCTGCTGCTGATCGGTGTCGCACTACTTTATGGTGTTGCTGGGGCAGTAAATATTGCTGCTCTTGCTGGAGCAGCGCGCGGTCATGGTTCCATCACCGTAGCAATGGGGGTCATTGTGGTAGCTCTGGTGATCAAAGCCGGTATTTTCCCGGTGCATACGTGGCTACCGCGTAGTTATCCGGCAACATCGGCCTCGGTCATGGGACTATTTTCTGCCCTGCATACCAAGGTTGCGGTATATATGCTGATGCGTATTTATGTCGTTATTTTCGATCTTGATTCCCGCTGGATGTGGCTGATTATCACCATCTGCGTGATCTCTATGATCGTGGGCGCTTTTGGTGGTTTGGGTGAGAAATCTATGCGCCAAATTCTTGCCTACCAAATGATTAATGGCATGCCCATGATTCTGGTGGTACTAGCTTTTACCCAGCGCAACCCTCAAGCTCTCATCGCTTCCGGAATCTTCTATGCACTACATCACATGATTACCCTTGGGTCACTCATTCTTACCTCTGGTGCAGTAGAAGAAACCTATGGCACCGACAAAATTAAGAAGCTATCCGGTATTGCTAGGCGCGATCCATTAGTGGCGGCAGTATTTGCTTCCGGGGCGTTTTCGGTAGTGGGCTTCCCGCCGTTTTCTGGCCTGTGGGGCAAAGTGTTTTTAATTCTTAGCATCGCTAGCGCAGATGCCTGGCAATCTTGGCTAGTAATCGCGGTGATTATCACTGCTAGCTTCGGTGCTTTCTTAGCCATGTTGCGGTTGTGGCGCAAGGTGTATTGGGGGGCTCCGATGCGTCACCTTCCGGAAACGCTTCGGGTTCCGTTTTCCCGGCTGGCTCCTGGTGCGGTGATGATCGTGATGTCTTTGTCTATGTTCATTTTCGCCGGACAGCTCTACCAGGCCACCAACCAAGCCGCTTCTGGTTTACTCGATGTCACTGGCTATCAGCAGGCGGTTCTTTATCAAGGCGAGCAACCTCCGGTAGCGGTTGTTACTGGTGATAATTTACAAGGAGGCCGCTAA
- a CDS encoding cation:proton antiporter subunit C — protein MILALIIAILASGGVYLVLQRGMLRIVIGMTLISHATNLLILAIGVPAWRGEPFPSRTALSDAADPIPQAFVLTAIVIAMATTTYMLTLSGLGRSDDTEPEEVADEDSPLQTLGRSTTNAELAQDEAYTARRNALKSETEAK, from the coding sequence ATGATTCTTGCACTCATTATCGCAATTCTCGCTTCCGGGGGCGTGTACCTGGTTCTACAACGCGGGATGCTGCGCATTGTCATTGGTATGACCTTGATTAGTCATGCCACCAACCTGCTTATTCTCGCGATTGGTGTGCCCGCCTGGCGTGGCGAGCCGTTCCCTAGCCGGACCGCACTCAGCGACGCTGCTGATCCGATCCCTCAGGCCTTCGTACTGACTGCCATTGTGATCGCCATGGCAACCACAACGTATATGCTCACCCTGTCTGGTTTGGGCCGTTCCGATGACACCGAACCGGAAGAAGTTGCCGACGAAGATTCACCACTACAAACCCTGGGGCGTTCGACCACTAATGCCGAACTTGCCCAGGATGAGGCCTATACCGCTCGTCGTAACGCGTTAAAAAGCGAAACGGAGGCTAAGTAA
- a CDS encoding GatB/YqeY domain-containing protein: MTLKATIREDMTAAMKARDKQRTGALRMLLAAIQQEETNGTKHDVDDATTLKIIAREIKKRRESAELYAANGRQELADAELFEASVFETYQPAQLDDDSLNTLVAEVIAAIPGEATMGQVMKLAQEKASGRVDGKRLSTAVRAALGN; encoded by the coding sequence ATGACCTTAAAAGCAACCATCCGTGAAGATATGACCGCTGCTATGAAAGCACGCGATAAACAACGTACCGGCGCCTTGCGCATGCTGCTCGCAGCCATCCAGCAGGAAGAAACCAATGGTACAAAACATGATGTCGATGACGCCACAACACTGAAAATCATTGCCCGTGAGATCAAAAAGCGTCGTGAATCCGCTGAGCTCTACGCTGCAAATGGTCGCCAAGAGCTTGCCGACGCAGAACTTTTCGAAGCCAGCGTCTTCGAGACCTACCAGCCCGCTCAGCTTGATGACGACAGCCTCAACACACTGGTTGCAGAGGTGATCGCCGCCATACCAGGCGAGGCCACGATGGGCCAGGTGATGAAGCTAGCCCAAGAAAAAGCTTCCGGAAGAGTTGACGGAAAACGCCTATCGACGGCCGTGCGCGCAGCCCTGGGCAACTAA
- a CDS encoding PadR family transcriptional regulator has translation MRFAHHHHRHFDREDAHFHGHEHHGRGHGHRGKGRGRGGRAGKGDLRAVILYLLSTEAMHGYQIITTIAEKTQDNWTPSPGAIYPTLAMLEDEGLITITTESGRKLATITEAGAQLVAENANDWSIIMDRYHPDNEQARLAADEKLHAAFKQLMFLLHETDSEKALTVLNQAIEELKKS, from the coding sequence ATGCGTTTCGCACATCACCACCACCGCCACTTTGACCGCGAAGATGCCCACTTCCATGGTCATGAACATCACGGACGTGGACACGGACATAGAGGCAAAGGCCGAGGGCGCGGTGGCCGCGCCGGGAAAGGCGATCTTCGGGCAGTAATTTTGTATCTGCTAAGCACTGAAGCAATGCATGGATACCAAATCATCACCACTATTGCGGAAAAAACCCAAGATAATTGGACCCCAAGCCCCGGCGCAATTTATCCCACCCTGGCCATGTTGGAAGACGAGGGTTTGATTACGATCACTACTGAATCCGGCCGCAAGCTTGCCACTATTACCGAGGCCGGCGCACAGCTGGTTGCCGAAAATGCTAACGACTGGTCAATAATTATGGATCGGTACCACCCAGATAATGAGCAAGCTCGACTAGCAGCTGATGAAAAACTACATGCAGCATTTAAACAGCTCATGTTTTTGTTGCATGAAACCGATAGCGAAAAAGCACTGACAGTGCTCAACCAGGCTATCGAGGAATTAAAAAAGAGTTAA
- a CDS encoding transglycosylase domain-containing protein: MTVWNSLTKLVAATAAIGVAGAIATAPVAAISAVAVERTNDTMQSNLEDLTVAQTPGVTTITDKNDTPIAWLYTQRRYEITSEQISQTIKDAIVAIEDRRFYEHNGVDIQGNLRAIATNLLAGGVEQGASTIDQQYVKNYLLLVASATEDEQTAATETSIPRKLREMRMASAIDAQLSKDEILTRYLNLIPFGNNAYGIEAAAQTYFGIPAAELNVPQSAMLAGIVQSSSYLNPYTNPEGVTERRNTVLQAMVDAGVLAPEAAASFSLEPLGVLETPTNLANGCIASGDSGFFCDYVLRYLDEKGLSTDQLTRGSYTIKTTLDPEIQAVAHEAASGQVNGQTNGVAEVMNIIAPGKDSRNILAMTSSRSYGLDLEAGETVFPQASSLVGNGAGSIFKIFTAAVALEQGYGLNTMLNVPARYEAVGLGEGGAANCPANTYCVENSGSYAPQMTLRDALAYSPNTTFVQLIERVGVEPVVDLSVKMGLRSYAQEGTFDGTSSIANYVKDHNLGSYTLGPTAVNALELSNVAATLASGGVWCEPNPVDKVTDASGNEIYIERPACEQALSGEIADALVNGMSDDSIKGTATDAARAYGWNSPLAAKTGTTESHYSSAFLGLNDNFAAATYIYNDGTSNSPLCTGPARQCGSGTMFGGNEPARTWFAAASRLGAAQGALPGYDLSFDQGAGASLSSRYAGRPIADVRRELEEQGYSVLTQLAPGNGIARDDVVRVEATLPLRRGSTVTVYVSDGTTTRPTPREVTRPEPQANDIQDNIESLLQQLLGGR; encoded by the coding sequence GTGACCGTCTGGAATTCTTTAACTAAGCTCGTTGCCGCTACTGCCGCTATTGGCGTAGCCGGTGCCATTGCAACCGCACCTGTGGCAGCTATTTCTGCCGTCGCCGTGGAACGAACCAACGACACTATGCAATCGAATTTGGAAGATCTCACCGTTGCCCAAACACCGGGAGTAACTACCATCACGGATAAAAACGACACGCCCATCGCATGGTTATACACACAGCGTCGTTACGAAATAACTAGTGAACAAATCTCCCAGACCATCAAAGATGCCATTGTCGCGATCGAGGATCGACGTTTCTATGAGCACAACGGCGTAGATATCCAAGGCAATTTACGCGCAATTGCCACCAACTTATTAGCCGGCGGGGTCGAACAGGGTGCCTCGACAATTGACCAGCAGTATGTAAAAAACTATCTCCTACTGGTGGCATCGGCAACCGAAGACGAACAGACTGCCGCCACCGAGACCTCGATCCCACGTAAGCTACGCGAAATGCGCATGGCCAGTGCTATCGACGCGCAACTTAGCAAAGACGAAATCCTTACCCGCTACCTCAATCTCATCCCCTTTGGCAATAACGCCTACGGTATCGAAGCAGCTGCACAAACTTATTTTGGTATCCCGGCAGCTGAACTCAATGTGCCACAATCAGCAATGCTGGCCGGTATTGTGCAGTCGTCGTCGTATCTAAACCCGTACACCAACCCGGAAGGGGTCACCGAGCGACGCAACACAGTGCTACAAGCAATGGTGGACGCCGGTGTTCTCGCCCCGGAAGCGGCAGCAAGTTTCTCACTAGAGCCTCTCGGTGTTCTCGAAACCCCAACTAACTTAGCCAACGGCTGTATCGCTTCCGGGGACAGTGGGTTTTTCTGCGACTATGTTCTGCGCTACCTCGACGAAAAAGGCCTAAGCACCGACCAGCTCACCCGTGGCAGCTACACGATTAAAACCACTTTGGATCCAGAAATTCAGGCCGTTGCGCATGAAGCCGCTTCCGGACAGGTAAACGGACAAACCAACGGTGTAGCCGAAGTCATGAATATTATCGCTCCTGGAAAGGACTCCCGAAACATTTTGGCGATGACTTCTTCGCGTAGCTACGGGCTTGATCTTGAAGCCGGCGAAACCGTCTTCCCACAAGCATCGTCGTTAGTTGGTAATGGTGCAGGCTCGATTTTCAAGATTTTCACCGCTGCTGTAGCCCTTGAACAGGGATATGGCCTGAACACCATGCTTAACGTGCCGGCGCGTTACGAGGCTGTGGGACTCGGTGAGGGCGGAGCCGCCAACTGTCCTGCAAACACCTATTGCGTGGAAAATTCGGGTTCCTACGCACCACAAATGACGCTACGTGACGCTCTCGCATACTCTCCCAACACTACTTTTGTGCAGCTTATTGAGCGAGTAGGCGTAGAGCCTGTGGTGGATCTTTCTGTGAAAATGGGACTACGTAGTTACGCACAGGAAGGAACTTTCGACGGCACCAGCTCCATTGCCAACTATGTCAAGGACCACAACTTAGGTTCCTATACTCTTGGCCCAACAGCGGTCAATGCTCTGGAATTATCCAATGTCGCAGCGACACTCGCTTCCGGGGGCGTGTGGTGTGAGCCAAATCCCGTCGATAAGGTCACTGATGCTTCCGGAAACGAGATTTATATCGAACGCCCGGCCTGCGAGCAAGCCCTCAGTGGCGAAATTGCTGATGCGCTAGTTAACGGCATGAGCGACGACTCGATCAAGGGAACCGCTACCGATGCGGCTCGCGCCTATGGTTGGAACTCACCATTAGCCGCCAAAACTGGCACCACCGAGTCTCACTATTCTTCTGCCTTTTTAGGCCTGAATGACAATTTTGCAGCCGCAACTTACATCTATAACGACGGCACCTCTAATTCACCACTGTGTACTGGCCCAGCTCGTCAATGCGGCTCCGGCACCATGTTTGGTGGCAATGAGCCTGCGCGAACCTGGTTCGCTGCTGCTTCTCGTCTCGGCGCAGCCCAAGGAGCGCTTCCGGGATATGATTTGAGTTTTGATCAGGGCGCAGGCGCTAGCTTGAGTTCTCGCTACGCTGGTCGACCAATTGCGGATGTGCGCAGAGAGCTTGAGGAACAGGGGTATTCAGTATTAACTCAATTAGCTCCCGGAAACGGAATTGCCCGCGACGATGTGGTGCGTGTCGAAGCCACGCTGCCACTTCGCCGGGGTTCGACGGTAACTGTTTATGTCTCTGATGGCACGACCACACGCCCCACACCACGAGAGGTTACTCGACCTGAGCCGCAAGCTAACGATATCCAAGACAATATCGAAAGCTTGCTTCAGCAGTTGCTCGGCGGGCGTTAG
- a CDS encoding Na+/H+ antiporter subunit G, protein MLYDVAASLLIIVASMFTLATIIALYRAPDALTRANLMGNTTSVALPLILIASLINDIGQGDFSVGNLIRVVLTIAGLLVILAIGSFIMGRSLYETEE, encoded by the coding sequence ATGCTTTACGACGTTGCAGCGAGCCTGCTTATCATTGTGGCCAGCATGTTCACCCTAGCGACAATTATTGCGCTTTATCGCGCTCCCGATGCCTTGACCCGGGCAAACCTTATGGGTAATACCACCTCAGTAGCGCTACCGCTGATTCTTATCGCCAGCCTGATTAACGATATTGGTCAGGGTGATTTTTCGGTCGGGAATCTTATCCGGGTGGTGCTTACTATTGCCGGACTGCTCGTTATTTTGGCTATCGGAAGTTTTATTATGGGGCGCTCACTCTACGAAACCGAAGAATAA